A genome region from Bradyrhizobium sp. WSM1417 includes the following:
- a CDS encoding SRPBCC domain-containing protein has translation MSDAVKPDPSDAALVLEYQFDAPPAKVWRAVTIPALRERWLPDCDLAGAEPETSIPGQEVRYRLRDSEPPFRESHVIFRIEPNEDGGTRFRIIQQACESRMKLPQPANSNSCLMRAAA, from the coding sequence ATGAGTGACGCCGTGAAGCCTGATCCCTCCGACGCAGCGCTCGTGCTCGAATATCAATTCGATGCACCGCCGGCCAAGGTCTGGCGGGCGGTGACCATTCCGGCTTTGCGCGAACGCTGGCTGCCGGATTGCGATCTTGCGGGCGCCGAGCCGGAGACATCGATCCCAGGCCAAGAGGTGCGGTACCGGCTTCGCGATTCCGAACCGCCGTTTCGCGAAAGCCATGTCATCTTCCGGATCGAGCCGAACGAGGACGGTGGCACCCGCTTCCGCATCATCCAGCAAGCCTGCGAGAGCCGCATGAAGCTGCCGCAGCCGGCCAACAGCAATAGCTGCCTGATGCGCGCGGCCGCCTAA
- a CDS encoding helix-turn-helix transcriptional regulator: MIEADIFKALADPTRRKVFEKLAGGSLNASALRDGLEISQPAMSQHLAVLRGAGLVREQRQGRFVNYEVDPEGIAAIGTWLARYRAYWPKRMDVLADLLKEMDQ, encoded by the coding sequence ATGATCGAAGCCGACATCTTCAAGGCGCTGGCCGACCCGACCCGCCGCAAGGTCTTTGAAAAGCTTGCCGGCGGAAGCCTGAATGCCAGCGCCTTGCGCGACGGATTGGAGATCAGCCAACCGGCGATGTCGCAGCATCTTGCGGTGCTGCGCGGGGCGGGCCTGGTGCGCGAACAGCGGCAGGGCCGCTTTGTGAATTACGAGGTCGATCCCGAAGGAATCGCCGCAATCGGGACCTGGCTTGCGCGCTACCGCGCCTATTGGCCGAAACGCATGGATGTCCTCGCCGATCTCTTGAAGGAGATGGATCAATGA
- a CDS encoding DUF4339 domain-containing protein, translating to MASWFYASEGKQQGPYQEGQFRDLVAQGVVRPDTLVWSEGMAGWQKAAEIPGLIGGGGAPPMMPAGGPPMMGSGGYGGGGGGGSLAVDFGILEFTWRSIVMLIGMCFIIPVPWVFVWYTKWIVSCVKVPGRPNLSFTGNAMALVPWYFGFIVLAIVIGLIGAPLLSNLLFIAQIVLYWLLIKWMVANLASNGQPLGLSFTGTVWAYVGWSLLFAISIITIIGWAWVAAAQMRWFCRSIEGTRREIVFNGSGLGILWRGIVAAFLCGFIIPIPWVYRWIMNWFASETVLAPRGSLRA from the coding sequence ATGGCGAGTTGGTTCTACGCATCCGAGGGTAAGCAGCAGGGACCCTATCAGGAGGGGCAATTCCGCGATCTCGTTGCCCAGGGTGTCGTGCGTCCGGATACGCTGGTGTGGTCAGAGGGCATGGCCGGCTGGCAGAAGGCCGCCGAAATCCCCGGCCTGATCGGCGGCGGCGGTGCGCCCCCGATGATGCCCGCTGGCGGCCCGCCGATGATGGGCTCCGGAGGTTACGGCGGCGGAGGCGGCGGAGGATCGCTGGCGGTCGATTTCGGCATTCTCGAGTTCACCTGGCGCAGCATCGTGATGCTGATCGGCATGTGCTTCATCATCCCGGTGCCGTGGGTGTTCGTCTGGTACACGAAATGGATCGTGTCCTGCGTGAAGGTCCCCGGGCGGCCCAATCTCAGCTTCACCGGCAATGCGATGGCGCTGGTGCCCTGGTATTTCGGGTTCATCGTTCTGGCGATCGTGATCGGGTTGATCGGCGCCCCATTGCTGAGCAATTTGCTGTTCATCGCCCAGATCGTTCTCTACTGGCTCCTGATCAAATGGATGGTCGCGAACCTCGCCTCCAACGGGCAGCCGCTCGGCCTGAGCTTCACCGGCACGGTCTGGGCCTATGTCGGCTGGAGCCTGCTGTTCGCGATCTCCATCATCACCATCATCGGCTGGGCCTGGGTCGCCGCGGCTCAAATGCGCTGGTTCTGCCGCAGCATCGAAGGCACGCGGCGCGAGATCGTCTTCAACGGCAGCGGTCTCGGAATTCTCTGGCGGGGCATCGTGGCCGCATTCCTGTGCGGCTTCATCATCCCGATCCCGTGGGTGTATCGCTGGATCATGAACTGGTTCGCGTCGGAGACGGTCCTGGCTCCGCGAGGATCGCTCCGGGCATGA
- a CDS encoding Trm112 family protein: MNAPTERPEASVDPKLLEILVCPLTKGPLEFDSAKQELISRSARLAYPIRDGIPIMLPEEARKID; encoded by the coding sequence ATGAACGCGCCCACCGAACGCCCCGAAGCCAGTGTCGATCCCAAATTGCTGGAGATTCTGGTCTGCCCGCTGACCAAGGGTCCGCTGGAGTTCGATTCTGCAAAGCAGGAGCTGATCTCGCGCAGCGCCAGGCTCGCCTATCCGATCCGCGACGGCATCCCGATCATGCTGCCGGAAGAGGCCCGCAAGATCGATTGA
- a CDS encoding ammonium transporter, giving the protein MAGLLRRAAAIAAPIGLVSIMASPARAAGSEINTADTAWMIVATALVLMMTIPGLALFYSGMVRKKNVLATMAQSLAAVTIISILWVAFGYSLCFVGDGPWIGTLDRWFLAGMTMDSVNPAAKTIPEALFMLYQMTFAIITVALVAGAVADRMRFSAYLLFSVAWFIFVYIPLAHWVWGGGFLAGMGVLDFAGGLVVHLSAGTAGLVAAKVMGRRHGYGTENLSPFDLSLAVMGTGLLWVGWFGFNGGSAGAANSRAVLAIIATHLAACSGALTWGAIEWSTRRKPSVLGMISGAVAGLGTITPASGFVAPWHGIVIGVIAGLVCYWACTWLKHRFDYDDSLDVFGVHGIGGMTGTLLAGVFATSAIGGTAGLLEGHPQQLLIQLYGVAVTFAWSAGVSFVLLKLVGLFVPLRVSREHELEGLDISQHGEALQ; this is encoded by the coding sequence ATGGCGGGATTGTTGCGCCGCGCGGCTGCTATCGCCGCGCCGATCGGACTTGTGTCGATCATGGCTTCGCCGGCGCGTGCCGCGGGCTCCGAGATCAACACTGCCGACACCGCCTGGATGATCGTCGCCACCGCGCTGGTGCTGATGATGACGATCCCGGGGCTCGCGCTGTTCTATTCCGGCATGGTGCGCAAGAAGAACGTGCTCGCCACCATGGCGCAAAGCCTCGCCGCGGTGACGATCATCTCCATTCTCTGGGTCGCGTTCGGCTATTCGCTGTGCTTCGTCGGCGACGGCCCGTGGATCGGCACGCTCGACCGCTGGTTTCTCGCCGGCATGACCATGGACAGCGTCAACCCGGCCGCGAAGACGATCCCGGAAGCGCTGTTCATGCTGTACCAGATGACGTTTGCGATCATCACGGTGGCGCTGGTCGCGGGCGCGGTCGCCGACCGGATGCGGTTCTCCGCCTATCTGCTCTTCTCCGTCGCGTGGTTCATCTTCGTCTACATTCCACTGGCGCATTGGGTGTGGGGCGGCGGCTTCCTCGCCGGCATGGGCGTGCTGGATTTCGCCGGCGGCCTCGTGGTGCATCTGTCGGCCGGCACCGCCGGCCTCGTCGCAGCGAAGGTGATGGGACGCCGTCATGGCTACGGCACCGAAAATCTCTCGCCGTTCGATCTGTCGCTTGCGGTGATGGGCACCGGCCTGTTGTGGGTCGGCTGGTTCGGCTTCAACGGCGGCTCGGCGGGCGCAGCCAATTCGCGCGCGGTGCTGGCGATCATCGCGACCCATCTCGCAGCCTGCTCCGGCGCGCTGACCTGGGGCGCGATCGAATGGTCGACGCGGCGCAAGCCGTCCGTGCTCGGCATGATCTCCGGCGCGGTCGCCGGCCTCGGCACCATCACGCCGGCCTCGGGATTCGTGGCGCCCTGGCACGGTATCGTCATCGGCGTGATCGCAGGCCTCGTCTGCTACTGGGCCTGCACCTGGCTGAAGCACCGCTTCGACTATGACGATTCGCTCGACGTGTTCGGCGTCCACGGCATCGGCGGGATGACCGGGACCCTGCTGGCCGGCGTGTTCGCAACCAGCGCGATCGGCGGCACCGCCGGCCTGCTCGAGGGCCATCCGCAGCAGCTTCTGATCCAGCTGTATGGGGTCGCCGTCACCTTCGCCTGGTCGGCCGGCGTGAGCTTCGTCCTGCTCAAGCTGGTCGGCCTGTTCGTGCCGTTGCGCGTCTCCCGCGAGCACGAGCTCGAAGGACTGGATATTTCGCAGCACGGCGAGGCGCTGCAGTAA
- a CDS encoding TetR/AcrR family transcriptional regulator: MAEQLTADDWIKQGLKALAIDGFTALKADPLAKAMGVSRGSFYWHFADLGAFHAVLLKRWREIAAEQIIADVETDSDEPLKALLRRTFGARLELERAVRNWAAFDAAAQSAVRAIDRRRLDYIEELLRKRGFEAATARARAQILYWTFLGFALSGPLSPAARLEGLLDEILRMVSA, from the coding sequence ATGGCCGAACAGCTGACCGCCGACGATTGGATCAAGCAGGGCCTGAAGGCGCTCGCGATAGACGGCTTTACCGCGCTGAAGGCCGATCCGCTGGCGAAAGCCATGGGGGTCTCGCGCGGCAGCTTCTATTGGCATTTCGCCGATCTCGGCGCGTTCCATGCTGTTCTCTTGAAGCGCTGGCGCGAGATCGCGGCCGAGCAGATCATCGCCGATGTCGAGACGGACAGCGACGAGCCGCTGAAAGCGCTGCTGCGCAGGACCTTTGGCGCGCGGCTCGAGCTCGAGCGCGCGGTGCGGAACTGGGCGGCCTTCGATGCAGCGGCACAATCGGCGGTGCGTGCCATCGACCGGCGCAGGCTCGACTATATCGAGGAGCTGCTCAGGAAGCGCGGGTTCGAGGCGGCGACGGCGCGAGCCCGCGCGCAAATCCTGTACTGGACATTTCTCGGCTTCGCCCTGTCGGGCCCGCTATCGCCGGCCGCGCGGCTCGAGGGCCTGCTCGACGAGATTCTGCGGATGGTTTCCGCTTGA
- a CDS encoding ammonium transporter, translating into MTFKRPYGAGLAALAVGLFAATAAYAEPTVNKGDNAWMLTSTVLVLLMTIPGLALFYGGLVRSKNMLSVLMQVFYTVCVVTVIWAVYGYSLTFTGGSDFIGGFSKAFMMGVTTDSKAATFSVDANISELIYMCFQMTFAAITPALIVGAFAERMKFAALALFVPLWVTLIYFPIAHMVWYWPGPDMIQDAAKALAAAADGAAKTAAQAKLDEINADAGWIFKKGAIDFAGGTVVHINAGIAGLVGALLIGKRVGYGKELMAPHSLTMSMIGASLLWVGWFGFNAGSNLEANGGAALAMTNSFVATAAAALSWMFAEWIIKGHPSVLGVISGAVAGLVAVTPAAGFSGVMGAIVLGLVVGVVCLFFCTVVKNALGYDDSLDVFGVHCVGGIVGALGTGILVNPALGGAGIIDYTAIPPKVADYDFAAQMISQVWGVGTTLVWSGIGSAILYKVVDVIVGLRANVESEREGLDITEHTERAYNM; encoded by the coding sequence ATGACGTTTAAGCGTCCCTATGGCGCGGGATTGGCGGCTCTCGCAGTCGGCCTGTTCGCTGCGACCGCAGCCTACGCCGAGCCAACGGTCAACAAGGGAGACAACGCCTGGATGCTGACATCGACAGTCCTCGTGCTGTTGATGACGATCCCCGGCCTCGCGCTGTTCTACGGCGGCCTCGTCCGCTCCAAGAACATGCTCTCGGTCCTGATGCAGGTGTTCTACACCGTCTGCGTCGTCACCGTGATCTGGGCCGTATACGGCTACAGCCTCACCTTCACCGGCGGTTCCGACTTCATCGGCGGCTTCTCCAAGGCCTTCATGATGGGCGTCACCACCGACTCGAAGGCCGCGACCTTCTCGGTCGACGCCAACATCTCGGAGCTCATCTATATGTGCTTCCAGATGACCTTCGCGGCGATCACGCCCGCCCTCATCGTCGGCGCCTTCGCTGAGCGCATGAAGTTCGCGGCGCTCGCGCTGTTCGTTCCGCTCTGGGTCACGCTGATCTACTTCCCGATCGCGCACATGGTCTGGTACTGGCCCGGCCCGGACATGATCCAGGACGCTGCCAAGGCTCTGGCTGCTGCGGCTGACGGCGCGGCGAAGACCGCGGCGCAGGCCAAGCTCGACGAGATCAACGCCGACGCAGGCTGGATCTTCAAGAAGGGCGCGATCGACTTCGCGGGCGGCACCGTGGTGCACATCAACGCCGGCATCGCAGGCCTCGTCGGCGCCCTGCTCATCGGCAAGCGCGTCGGCTACGGCAAGGAGCTGATGGCTCCGCACTCGCTGACGATGTCGATGATCGGCGCCTCGCTGCTCTGGGTCGGCTGGTTCGGCTTCAACGCCGGCTCCAACCTCGAAGCCAACGGCGGCGCAGCCCTCGCCATGACCAACTCCTTCGTCGCCACCGCAGCCGCCGCGCTGTCGTGGATGTTCGCGGAGTGGATCATCAAGGGTCACCCGTCGGTGCTCGGCGTCATCTCCGGCGCTGTCGCGGGCCTCGTGGCCGTCACGCCTGCCGCCGGCTTCTCCGGCGTGATGGGTGCGATCGTCCTCGGCCTCGTGGTCGGCGTGGTCTGCCTGTTCTTCTGCACCGTCGTGAAGAACGCGCTCGGCTACGATGACAGCCTCGATGTGTTCGGCGTGCACTGCGTCGGCGGCATCGTCGGCGCCCTCGGCACCGGCATCCTCGTCAATCCGGCGCTGGGTGGTGCGGGCATCATCGACTACACCGCGATCCCGCCGAAGGTTGCCGATTACGACTTCGCGGCGCAGATGATCTCCCAGGTCTGGGGCGTCGGCACCACGCTGGTGTGGTCGGGTATCGGTTCGGCGATCCTCTACAAGGTCGTCGATGTGATCGTTGGCCTCCGCGCCAATGTCGAGAGCGAGCGTGAAGGCCTCGACATCACCGAGCACACCGAGCGCGCCTACAACATGTAA
- a CDS encoding ubiquinone biosynthesis hydroxylase — protein MSVQGSIVIGGGAFAGLALALALRQGLGPEIPVIVADPALSTRPSRDPRATAIVAACRRLFEAIGAWDEVRGEAQPILDMIVTDSKLEDATRPAFLNFAGDVAPGEPFAHMVENRRLIDALVVRAEAEGIDLRATTVSSYDARAEGIDVTLGDGSVIAASLLVAADGAKSKLRERAGIATHGWEYDQSGIVVTVGHERDHEGRAEEHFLPAGPFAILPLSGKRSSLVWTERRSEAARIVALSDEEFHGELEQRFGLHLGEVKALDKPRAFPLSYFVARSFIAQRLALVGDSAHVIHPIAGQGLNMGLKDVAALAEVVVDAARLGMDLGAADVLERYQRWRRFDTMAMGVATNSLNFLFSNQSTLLRTVRDIGLGLVDRAPPLKNLFIRQAAGLTGEIPRLLKGEAL, from the coding sequence ATGTCGGTACAGGGTAGCATTGTCATCGGTGGCGGCGCGTTTGCGGGCCTGGCGCTGGCCCTGGCGCTGCGCCAGGGGCTCGGCCCCGAGATCCCCGTCATCGTCGCCGACCCCGCGCTCTCCACACGTCCGAGCCGGGACCCGCGCGCGACCGCGATCGTGGCGGCCTGCCGCCGCCTGTTCGAGGCGATCGGCGCCTGGGATGAGGTCAGGGGCGAGGCGCAGCCCATCCTCGACATGATCGTCACCGATTCCAAGCTGGAAGACGCCACCCGCCCGGCGTTCCTCAACTTTGCCGGCGACGTCGCGCCGGGCGAGCCCTTCGCGCATATGGTCGAGAACCGCCGCCTGATCGATGCGCTGGTGGTGCGCGCTGAGGCCGAGGGCATTGATCTCCGCGCGACCACAGTGTCGTCTTACGACGCGCGGGCCGAAGGTATCGACGTGACGCTCGGTGATGGCAGCGTGATTGCCGCGAGCCTCCTGGTTGCGGCTGACGGTGCGAAGTCGAAACTGCGCGAGCGCGCCGGCATCGCCACCCATGGCTGGGAATATGATCAATCCGGCATCGTCGTCACCGTCGGCCATGAGCGCGATCATGAGGGACGCGCCGAAGAGCATTTTCTGCCGGCGGGTCCGTTCGCGATCCTGCCGCTTTCGGGCAAGCGCTCCTCGCTGGTATGGACCGAGCGCCGCAGTGAAGCCGCGCGTATCGTTGCGTTGAGCGATGAGGAATTTCACGGCGAGCTCGAGCAGCGCTTCGGCCTGCATCTCGGCGAGGTGAAGGCGCTCGACAAGCCGCGCGCGTTTCCGCTGTCCTATTTCGTCGCGCGCTCCTTCATCGCCCAGCGCCTCGCGCTGGTCGGAGATTCCGCCCACGTCATCCATCCCATCGCGGGCCAGGGTCTCAACATGGGGCTGAAGGACGTCGCCGCGCTGGCCGAGGTCGTGGTCGATGCCGCGCGGCTCGGCATGGATCTCGGCGCCGCCGACGTGCTGGAACGTTACCAGCGCTGGCGCCGCTTCGACACCATGGCGATGGGCGTTGCCACCAACTCGCTGAACTTCCTGTTCTCCAATCAATCGACCTTGCTGCGCACGGTGCGCGACATCGGCCTCGGTCTGGTCGACCGCGCCCCGCCGCTGAAGAACCTGTTCATCCGCCAGGCCGCCGGTTTGACCGGTGAGATACCGCGGTTGTTGAAAGGCGAAGCGTTGTAG
- a CDS encoding PaaI family thioesterase has protein sequence MSESFGFDLPTLGAVNASAAFNRLAGFEVIAAGNGEATIRMTWRDDFTQYSGHLHAGLIAALLDTACGFAAATLAGSVTASHFSMNCLKPAIGRLFIAKGMSLRAGRRQAFARAELFAADEHGELSLVATGETVLIPTGEPPRKIGRG, from the coding sequence ATGAGCGAAAGCTTCGGATTTGATCTGCCAACGCTCGGCGCTGTGAACGCATCCGCGGCGTTCAACCGCCTCGCCGGCTTCGAAGTGATTGCGGCCGGCAACGGCGAAGCGACCATCCGCATGACATGGCGTGACGACTTCACCCAATATTCCGGGCATCTGCACGCCGGCCTGATTGCAGCTCTGCTCGACACCGCCTGCGGCTTTGCTGCCGCGACCTTGGCGGGCTCGGTCACCGCGTCTCATTTTTCCATGAACTGCCTCAAGCCGGCCATCGGTCGCCTTTTCATCGCCAAGGGAATGAGCCTTCGTGCCGGGCGCAGGCAGGCGTTCGCCCGTGCCGAGCTGTTCGCAGCAGATGAGCATGGCGAACTGTCGCTCGTGGCAACGGGCGAGACCGTCCTCATTCCGACCGGCGAGCCGCCGCGCAAGATTGGCAGGGGCTGA
- a CDS encoding crotonase/enoyl-CoA hydratase family protein, whose product MENRVRLTIDNGVAHVRLNRPDKMNALDPAMFAAIIETGTQLGARNDVRAVVLSGEGRAFCAGLDLDRLVATANGEALIPSIDLTRRTHGIANYAQHLVWLWRELPVPVIAAVHGVAFGGGFQLALGADLRYLAPATKLAIIETKWGLVPDMCGTQLMRHLVRDDVVRELTYTGRVFSAEQALAYGFATQLAEDPVGAALATAREIARRSPDAIRAAKRLLNLSAASDVATGLAAETAEQAALLGSANHLEAVASNLDNRTPRWSVT is encoded by the coding sequence ATGGAAAATCGTGTCCGGCTGACCATCGATAACGGCGTCGCCCATGTCCGGCTCAATCGCCCCGACAAGATGAATGCGCTAGACCCGGCGATGTTCGCGGCGATCATCGAGACCGGTACGCAGCTTGGTGCGCGCAACGACGTCCGCGCCGTCGTCCTGTCCGGCGAAGGGCGTGCATTCTGCGCGGGCCTCGACCTCGATCGGCTCGTCGCCACCGCGAACGGCGAAGCGCTGATTCCGTCGATCGACCTGACGCGGCGAACGCATGGCATTGCCAATTATGCCCAGCATCTGGTCTGGCTCTGGCGTGAGTTGCCGGTGCCTGTGATCGCAGCGGTGCATGGCGTCGCCTTCGGCGGCGGCTTCCAGCTCGCGCTCGGTGCAGACCTCCGCTATCTCGCACCGGCAACGAAACTCGCAATCATCGAGACGAAATGGGGCCTCGTGCCCGACATGTGCGGCACGCAATTGATGCGTCACCTCGTGCGCGACGACGTTGTTCGCGAGCTGACCTATACAGGCCGCGTCTTCTCGGCCGAACAGGCGCTTGCGTATGGCTTTGCGACGCAGCTCGCTGAAGATCCTGTCGGGGCCGCGCTGGCAACGGCGCGTGAAATTGCCCGGCGCAGCCCCGATGCGATCCGCGCGGCCAAGCGGCTGCTCAATCTTTCTGCGGCCTCCGACGTGGCGACGGGGCTTGCTGCGGAGACCGCCGAGCAGGCCGCCCTGCTCGGATCTGCCAACCATTTAGAGGCCGTGGCGAGCAATCTCGACAACCGGACTCCACGATGGAGCGTGACATGA
- a CDS encoding P-II family nitrogen regulator, whose amino-acid sequence MKIVMAIIKPFKLEEVRDALTAIGVHGLTVTEVKGYGRQKGHTEIYRGAEYAVSFLPKIKIEVAVASDQVDKTIDAITTAAKTGQIGDGKIFVINLDHAVRIRTGEADAAAL is encoded by the coding sequence ATGAAAATTGTTATGGCGATTATTAAGCCATTCAAGCTGGAAGAAGTCCGTGACGCCCTGACCGCCATCGGCGTTCACGGTCTCACGGTGACGGAAGTCAAGGGATATGGCCGCCAGAAGGGCCATACGGAAATCTATCGCGGCGCCGAATATGCCGTGAGCTTCCTGCCCAAGATCAAGATCGAGGTCGCTGTCGCCTCCGACCAGGTCGACAAGACCATCGACGCCATCACGACCGCCGCGAAAACCGGACAGATCGGCGACGGCAAGATCTTCGTCATCAATCTCGACCATGCGGTTCGCATCCGCACCGGCGAGGCCGATGCTGCGGCCCTTTGA
- a CDS encoding P-II family nitrogen regulator, protein MKLVVAIIKPFKLDEVRQALTAIGVHGMTVTEVKGYGRQKGHTEIYRGAEYVVNFLPKLRIEIAVASDIAEKAVAVITATARTGQIGDGKIFVTPIDHATRIRTGETDSDAL, encoded by the coding sequence ATGAAACTCGTCGTCGCGATCATCAAACCCTTCAAGCTCGATGAAGTCCGCCAGGCGCTGACGGCGATCGGCGTCCACGGCATGACCGTGACCGAAGTGAAGGGCTATGGCCGCCAGAAGGGCCACACCGAGATTTATCGCGGCGCCGAATATGTCGTGAATTTCCTGCCGAAGCTGCGGATCGAGATCGCGGTTGCCTCCGATATCGCCGAGAAGGCCGTCGCCGTGATCACCGCGACGGCGCGCACCGGCCAGATCGGCGACGGCAAGATCTTCGTCACGCCGATCGATCACGCGACCCGCATTCGCACCGGCGAGACCGACAGCGACGCGCTCTAG
- a CDS encoding ATP-dependent Clp protease proteolytic subunit, with translation MRDMLQLVPMVVEQSARGERSFDIYSRLLRERIIFLNGEVNDAMSGLVCAQLLFLEAENPNKPINLYINSYGGVVTAGLAMYDTMQFIKAPVHTLCMGTARSMGSFLLMAGEPGHRAALPNASLHVHQPLGGFQGQASDILIHATEMQETKRRIIRLYARHCGRPEPDVERTLDRDHFMTAQQAVDWGLIDRVFAERSAA, from the coding sequence ATGCGCGACATGCTTCAGCTCGTCCCTATGGTCGTCGAACAATCCGCCCGCGGCGAACGATCCTTCGACATCTATTCGCGCCTGCTGCGCGAGCGCATCATCTTCCTCAATGGCGAGGTCAATGATGCGATGTCCGGACTGGTCTGCGCGCAGCTCTTGTTCCTGGAGGCGGAGAATCCGAACAAGCCGATCAATCTCTACATCAATTCCTATGGCGGCGTGGTCACCGCTGGCCTTGCGATGTACGACACCATGCAGTTCATCAAGGCGCCGGTGCATACGCTGTGCATGGGCACCGCGCGCTCCATGGGCTCGTTCCTGCTGATGGCGGGCGAGCCCGGTCACCGCGCCGCCCTGCCCAATGCGAGCCTTCACGTGCATCAGCCGCTCGGCGGTTTTCAGGGCCAGGCGTCCGACATCCTGATCCATGCCACCGAGATGCAGGAAACCAAGCGGCGCATCATCCGGCTCTATGCCCGACATTGCGGGCGCCCCGAGCCGGACGTGGAACGGACCCTGGACCGCGACCACTTCATGACCGCGCAGCAGGCGGTCGACTGGGGGTTGATCGACCGGGTGTTCGCGGAACGCAGCGCCGCCTGA
- the tesB gene encoding acyl-CoA thioesterase II — translation MSKSLIDLISILDLEQLEVNLFRGNSPKTSWQRVFGGQVIGQAMVAACRTVEARLPHSLHCYFILPGDPQIPIIYQVERLRDGKSYSTRRVTAIQHGNAIFSIMVSFHAEEESAFDHQDKMPDVPPPEKLTAEEVAKQPMFKEMPEFIRRYYESDRPIELRPVELGRYFGERIEDGRIHVWIKTAATLPDDPALHMCALAYASDFSLLDAIMARYGRTLFDKRMMPASLDHAMWFHRPFRADEWLLYAQDSPSARSGRGLTRGSIFKPDGTLVASVAQEGSVRERKA, via the coding sequence ATGTCCAAGAGCCTGATCGACCTGATCTCGATCCTCGACCTCGAACAGCTCGAGGTGAACCTGTTCCGCGGCAACAGTCCGAAGACCAGCTGGCAACGGGTGTTCGGCGGCCAGGTGATCGGGCAGGCGATGGTTGCAGCGTGCCGCACCGTCGAGGCCCGGCTGCCGCATTCGCTGCATTGCTATTTCATCCTGCCGGGCGATCCGCAGATCCCGATCATCTACCAGGTCGAGCGCCTGCGCGACGGCAAGAGCTACTCGACGCGCCGCGTCACCGCGATCCAGCACGGCAACGCGATCTTCTCGATCATGGTGTCGTTCCACGCGGAGGAAGAGAGCGCGTTCGATCATCAGGACAAGATGCCCGACGTGCCGCCGCCGGAAAAGCTCACGGCGGAGGAGGTCGCGAAGCAACCGATGTTCAAGGAGATGCCGGAGTTCATCCGCCGCTACTATGAATCCGACCGTCCGATCGAGCTGCGCCCGGTCGAGCTCGGCCGTTATTTCGGTGAGAGGATCGAGGACGGCCGCATCCATGTCTGGATCAAGACCGCGGCGACGCTGCCGGACGATCCGGCGCTGCACATGTGCGCGCTGGCCTACGCGTCCGACTTCTCGCTGCTCGACGCGATCATGGCGCGCTACGGCCGCACGCTGTTCGACAAGCGCATGATGCCCGCGAGCCTTGACCACGCGATGTGGTTTCACCGCCCGTTCCGCGCCGACGAATGGCTGCTCTACGCACAGGATTCGCCGAGCGCCCGAAGCGGCCGTGGCTTAACCCGCGGCTCGATCTTCAAGCCTGACGGCACGCTGGTGGCGTCCGTTGCGCAGGAAGGCTCCGTGCGCGAACGGAAAGCCTAG